A window of Xylophilus sp. GW821-FHT01B05 contains these coding sequences:
- a CDS encoding LysR substrate-binding domain-containing protein has product MKRDCPTIQELLAFDAVARHESITLAAGALCITVSAVSKQIAGLEAFIGRPLLQKSGRGVQLTPQGRVYWQKIAGGLRAIETATFEARSGDAGAGLLTLASVPTFLTKWLIPRLPAFSQQSRHVTLSFSRHLEPTDGIPAGVDAAIRYGSDAWPGVVSEYIAGREFVLIAAPVLLGGGHRITQPADIIGHTLLHHEGAPTAWRQWAAQHGVAEIHTTAGPRFAQYSALIQAVQSGLGLGLVPRVLVEAELAEGALRLPCGEPVTVDQGHYLCYRADRLHLPAFVAFREWVLGEGARSQGG; this is encoded by the coding sequence ATGAAGCGAGACTGCCCCACCATCCAGGAACTGCTGGCCTTTGACGCCGTGGCCCGCCACGAGAGCATCACCCTGGCCGCCGGCGCACTGTGCATTACCGTGAGCGCCGTCAGCAAGCAGATCGCCGGACTCGAGGCCTTCATCGGCCGGCCGCTGCTGCAAAAGAGCGGCCGCGGCGTGCAGCTCACGCCGCAGGGCCGGGTCTACTGGCAGAAGATTGCAGGCGGCCTGCGCGCCATCGAGACCGCCACCTTCGAGGCCCGATCCGGCGACGCCGGCGCCGGCCTGCTCACGCTGGCCAGCGTGCCCACCTTTCTCACCAAGTGGCTGATCCCGCGCCTGCCGGCCTTCAGCCAGCAGAGCCGCCACGTCACCCTGAGCTTCAGCCGCCACCTGGAGCCCACCGACGGCATCCCGGCCGGGGTGGACGCCGCCATCCGCTATGGCTCAGACGCCTGGCCCGGCGTGGTGTCCGAGTACATCGCCGGCCGCGAGTTTGTGCTGATCGCCGCGCCCGTGCTGCTGGGCGGCGGCCACCGCATCACCCAGCCCGCCGACATCATCGGCCACACCTTGCTACACCACGAAGGCGCCCCCACCGCCTGGCGCCAATGGGCCGCCCAGCACGGCGTGGCCGAGATCCACACCACCGCCGGCCCGCGCTTTGCTCAGTACTCAGCCTTGATACAGGCGGTGCAGAGCGGCCTGGGACTGGGCCTGGTGCCACGCGTGCTGGTGGAGGCCGAACTGGCCGAAGGCGCCCTGCGTTTGCCCTGCGGCGAGCCGGTGACGGTGGACCAGGGGCATTACCTTTGCTATCGGGCGGATCGGCTGCATTTGCCGGCGTTTGTGGCGTTTCGGGAGTGGGTGTTGGGGGAGGGGGCTAGGTCGCAGGGGGGTTAG
- a CDS encoding ABC transporter permease subunit, with protein sequence MIRGVALIYGLYLLLPIALLLVGSVGGSWTNTLLPTGITGQWYWDLWQDTSFRKAFVNSLLVAMSACVINTVLALPLAYALYHGARRSGSLAARIVSAMPVAVPTITLGFGYMVVFNTDYLPWLGTMPLLIAAHAVATLPYLTNTLLADLRHLGLDRLEQAAATLGASGAQRFMGIVLPSLRQSLISGLVMVAAISVGEFGLSNLLVSFQNRTYPIVLLQAFYGATGFACAATVVLLVLAGASAFLSSSLVKRS encoded by the coding sequence GTGATTCGTGGCGTTGCGCTGATCTACGGCCTGTACCTGCTGCTGCCCATTGCGCTGCTGCTGGTGGGCAGCGTGGGCGGCAGCTGGACCAACACCTTGCTGCCCACCGGCATCACCGGCCAGTGGTACTGGGACCTGTGGCAGGACACGTCTTTCCGCAAGGCCTTTGTCAACAGCCTGCTGGTGGCCATGTCGGCCTGTGTCATCAATACCGTGCTGGCGCTGCCGCTGGCCTATGCGCTGTACCACGGCGCGCGCCGCAGCGGCAGCCTGGCCGCGCGCATCGTCAGCGCCATGCCGGTGGCGGTGCCCACCATCACGCTGGGTTTTGGCTACATGGTGGTGTTCAACACCGACTACCTGCCCTGGCTGGGCACCATGCCGCTGCTGATCGCCGCGCATGCGGTGGCCACGCTGCCCTATCTCACCAACACCTTATTGGCCGACCTGCGCCATCTGGGCCTGGACCGGCTGGAGCAGGCCGCGGCCACGCTGGGCGCCTCGGGCGCGCAGCGCTTCATGGGCATCGTGCTGCCCAGCCTGCGGCAGAGCCTGATCAGCGGGCTGGTGATGGTGGCGGCGATCTCGGTCGGTGAGTTTGGCCTGTCCAACCTGCTGGTGAGCTTCCAGAACCGCACCTATCCCATCGTGCTGCTGCAGGCCTTTTATGGCGCCACCGGCTTTGCCTGCGCTGCCACGGTGGTGCTGCTGGTGCTGGCGGGTGCGTCGGCCTTTCTGTCTTCTTCTTTGGTTAAACGTTCATGA
- a CDS encoding ABC transporter ATP-binding protein, which yields MSLVLDHVSYTYPGSTQGLDDVSLDVRTGELVAVIGPSGSGKSTLLKLVSGLSTGHSGRIALDGEDLSAKPVHQRHIGMVFQSYALFPHLSVLDNVAYGLKLRKVATDARHKRAQELLDMVGLGSFAQRAVAQLSGGQQQRVALARALAIDPRALLLDEPLSALDASVRGHLRDQIRQIQQRFNATTLLVTHDQEEALTMADRVAVLQDGKLLQIAAPREIYERPANRAVAQFVGLSTLLPAKVSAQDRIDLGFAEWAAPTGTRTVGTAVHALLRPEHVQADPPAGALNRLAGKPGAQRYFGALTRYDFHVPGTDVPFLAESRTPAADAIAVAPEHIRLLDN from the coding sequence ATGAGCCTCGTCCTCGACCACGTCTCCTACACCTACCCGGGCAGCACGCAAGGGCTGGACGACGTATCGCTTGACGTGCGCACCGGCGAGCTGGTCGCGGTCATCGGGCCCAGCGGCTCGGGCAAATCGACCCTGCTCAAGCTGGTGTCGGGGCTGTCTACCGGCCACAGCGGCCGCATTGCGCTGGACGGCGAAGACCTGTCGGCCAAGCCGGTGCACCAGCGCCATATCGGCATGGTGTTCCAGAGCTACGCGCTGTTCCCGCACCTGAGCGTGCTCGACAACGTGGCCTACGGCCTGAAGCTGCGCAAGGTGGCCACCGATGCCCGCCACAAGCGCGCGCAAGAGCTGCTCGATATGGTCGGCCTGGGCAGCTTCGCGCAGCGCGCGGTGGCGCAACTTTCCGGCGGGCAGCAGCAGCGCGTGGCCCTGGCGCGGGCGCTGGCGATAGACCCGCGCGCACTGCTGCTGGACGAGCCGCTGTCTGCATTGGACGCCAGCGTGCGCGGCCACCTGCGCGACCAGATCCGCCAGATCCAGCAGCGCTTCAACGCCACCACCTTGCTGGTCACGCACGACCAGGAAGAGGCGCTGACCATGGCCGACCGCGTGGCGGTGCTGCAAGACGGCAAGCTGCTGCAGATCGCCGCCCCGCGCGAGATCTACGAGCGCCCGGCCAACCGCGCGGTGGCGCAGTTTGTGGGCTTGTCCACGCTGCTGCCGGCCAAGGTCAGCGCGCAAGACCGCATCGACCTGGGCTTTGCCGAATGGGCCGCGCCCACCGGCACGCGCACGGTCGGCACGGCCGTGCATGCGCTGCTGCGGCCCGAGCATGTGCAGGCCGATCCGCCGGCCGGTGCCTTGAATCGCCTGGCCGGCAAGCCTGGTGCGCAGCGCTACTTTGGCGCGCTGACCCGCTACGACTTTCATGTGCCGGGGACGGATGTTCCGTTCCTGGCCGAATCACGGACGCCCGCCGCAGACGCGATCGCCGTGGCGCCGGAGCACATCCGGTTGCTAGATAACTGA
- a CDS encoding extracellular solute-binding protein has product MHRRTLIQAAGALPLASVVARTAFAFDGPELYAGEKALYAEAQKEGLCVSFDTGPEWANWKSLFRDFKKRYPEIELTYNDIGSAATVVALDKTRRRPQADTAYYFAASAVDAVKKDVVAPFKPVNFDKLPAVFKEAEGRWFTIHTLNIAFLVNKKLVKNVPTSWADLLKPEYKSSVVYLDPRSTGIGQVLTFAAAYANGGDVDNIKPGTDYLGKLHAAGNVLRVEGTTPYAKFLKGEVPIWISYENDGLKAKYVDGMGDAAEVVIPKEASVAAPYAISLVKNGPNPNAGKLWLNFIMSEAGQSLFAQGFVRPAVPGTPLTADVAAKMPPAPQVRPLDVVKASERKAELDKLWAQAVLGK; this is encoded by the coding sequence ATGCATCGCAGAACCCTGATCCAGGCCGCCGGCGCCCTGCCGCTGGCATCTGTCGTGGCCCGCACCGCCTTTGCCTTCGACGGCCCCGAGCTGTACGCGGGCGAGAAGGCGCTGTACGCCGAGGCGCAAAAGGAAGGCCTGTGCGTCTCCTTCGACACCGGTCCCGAGTGGGCCAACTGGAAGTCGCTGTTCCGTGACTTCAAGAAGCGCTACCCCGAGATCGAGCTGACCTACAACGACATCGGCTCGGCCGCCACCGTGGTCGCGCTCGACAAGACCCGCCGCCGCCCACAGGCCGACACCGCCTACTACTTCGCCGCCTCGGCGGTGGATGCGGTGAAGAAGGACGTGGTCGCGCCCTTCAAGCCCGTCAACTTCGACAAGCTGCCGGCGGTGTTCAAAGAAGCGGAAGGCCGCTGGTTCACCATCCACACGCTCAACATCGCCTTCCTGGTCAACAAGAAGCTGGTGAAGAACGTGCCCACCAGCTGGGCCGATCTGCTGAAGCCTGAGTACAAGAGCAGCGTGGTCTATCTCGACCCGCGCTCCACCGGCATTGGCCAGGTGCTGACCTTTGCCGCGGCCTACGCCAACGGCGGTGACGTCGACAACATCAAGCCCGGCACCGACTACCTGGGCAAGCTGCACGCCGCCGGCAATGTGCTGCGCGTGGAAGGCACCACGCCTTACGCCAAGTTCCTGAAGGGCGAAGTCCCGATCTGGATCAGCTACGAAAACGATGGCCTCAAAGCCAAGTACGTAGACGGCATGGGCGACGCCGCCGAGGTCGTGATCCCCAAGGAAGCCAGCGTGGCCGCACCCTACGCCATCAGCCTGGTGAAGAACGGCCCCAACCCGAATGCCGGCAAGCTCTGGCTCAACTTCATCATGAGCGAGGCCGGGCAGTCGCTGTTCGCGCAAGGCTTTGTGCGGCCGGCCGTGCCAGGCACGCCGCTCACGGCCGACGTCGCCGCCAAGATGCCGCCGGCACCGCAGGTGCGCCCGCTGGACGTGGTGAAAGCATCCGAGCGCAAGGCTGAGCTGGACAAGCTCTGGGCGCAGGCCGTGCTCGGCAAGTAG
- a CDS encoding ABC transporter permease subunit, giving the protein MRRFGAWPAWAFMALFFAAPLAALLPEAFADGGSAFGRLFGNPLFMGALRNTLVLGLVAGALSALVGTCIAIELARQPAQRRQWMMTLLGLPLAFSGLVIAYGFILAFGRAGFVTQLLAGLGADPATVGSWIYSVSGLAFAYAYYLIPRVALSLYPVFANFDERPLLAARTLGASRLRAFWDTVVPEVAPSVLSSACLVAALAMGTYGTALALVGTQLNILPLMLLAQVSDGGSDFGLAAALSLVLMVVCVIVMGVGDVVTRKRERGAVGAGH; this is encoded by the coding sequence ATGCGACGCTTCGGCGCCTGGCCCGCATGGGCCTTCATGGCGCTCTTCTTTGCGGCACCGCTGGCCGCGCTCTTGCCTGAGGCTTTTGCCGACGGCGGCAGCGCCTTTGGCCGCCTGTTTGGCAACCCGCTCTTCATGGGTGCGCTGCGCAACACGCTGGTGCTGGGCCTGGTCGCGGGCGCGTTGTCGGCGCTGGTCGGCACCTGCATCGCGATCGAGCTGGCGCGCCAGCCGGCGCAGCGGCGCCAATGGATGATGACCTTGCTCGGTCTGCCGCTGGCCTTCTCCGGGCTGGTGATTGCCTACGGCTTCATCCTGGCTTTTGGCCGCGCCGGTTTTGTTACGCAGTTGCTGGCCGGCCTGGGTGCCGACCCAGCCACCGTGGGCAGCTGGATCTACAGCGTGTCGGGCCTGGCCTTTGCCTATGCCTACTACCTGATCCCGCGCGTGGCGCTGTCGCTCTACCCGGTGTTTGCCAACTTCGATGAGCGCCCGCTGCTGGCCGCACGCACGCTGGGTGCCTCGCGCCTGCGCGCCTTCTGGGACACGGTCGTGCCCGAGGTCGCGCCCTCGGTGCTGTCCAGCGCCTGCCTGGTGGCGGCGCTGGCCATGGGCACCTACGGCACGGCGCTGGCGCTGGTGGGCACGCAGCTCAACATCCTGCCGCTGATGCTGCTCGCGCAGGTCAGCGACGGCGGATCGGATTTTGGCCTGGCAGCAGCCTTGTCGCTGGTGCTGATGGTGGTGTGTGTGATCGTCATGGGAGTAGGGGATGTCGTTACGCGCAAGCGCGAACGCGGTGCTGTCGGCGCCGGTCATTGA
- a CDS encoding TIGR00725 family protein, translating into MSLRASANAVLSAPVIEALARLAQKQRGPQRHRQPVAMIGPGDGGVRECEAAYTVAHALAGAGMAIVCGGRGGVMAAASRGATDAGGVAVGLLPEEDTSAANEWLTVAIPTGMGEMRNALVARSGVCIVAVGGNMGTLSEMAMGLKWGKPVFVLHGDIALPGAVVARDVEHLLGLVLGCLVGELVS; encoded by the coding sequence ATGTCGTTACGCGCAAGCGCGAACGCGGTGCTGTCGGCGCCGGTCATTGAGGCGCTAGCGCGCCTGGCGCAAAAACAGCGCGGCCCGCAACGCCACCGCCAGCCGGTGGCCATGATCGGCCCGGGCGATGGTGGCGTGCGTGAGTGCGAGGCCGCCTACACGGTAGCCCACGCCCTGGCGGGCGCCGGCATGGCGATAGTCTGCGGCGGCCGTGGCGGTGTCATGGCGGCCGCATCCCGTGGCGCCACCGACGCCGGCGGCGTGGCCGTGGGCCTGCTGCCCGAAGAAGACACCAGCGCCGCCAACGAATGGCTGACGGTGGCCATCCCCACCGGCATGGGCGAAATGCGCAACGCCCTGGTGGCCCGCAGCGGTGTCTGCATCGTCGCCGTGGGCGGCAACATGGGCACGCTGTCAGAGATGGCCATGGGCCTCAAGTGGGGCAAGCCGGTATTCGTGCTGCACGGCGACATCGCGTTGCCGGGGGCTGTGGTGGCGCGGGATGTGGAGCACTTGTTGGGGTTGGTGTTGGGGTGTTTGGTGGGTGAGTTGGTTTCGTAG
- a CDS encoding N-carbamoyl-D-amino-acid hydrolase, whose protein sequence is MTTAQPRKIGLAVAQMGPVHLHDSRAAVVARLLEMLREAKSRQADLVVFPELALTTFFPRYWMSDEEARERFFEAQMPNAAVQPLFDEARRLGIGFYLGYAELTPEGRPYNTAILVDKQANIIGKYRKVHLPGHTEHKPDAPFQHLEKKFFDVGDRPWGVWDAMGAKVGMALCNDRRWPETWRVMSLQSAEVVVLGYNTPSENIHWPEPVHLRMHHHLITLQASAYQNCVWAAAAAKCGREDGFHMIGGSVIVAPTGEIAAQASTEDDEVISVQANLDLAAAFRHNVFDFARHRRPEHYGLIVERTGPGEPLEQLPL, encoded by the coding sequence ATGACCACAGCCCAGCCCCGCAAGATCGGCCTTGCCGTTGCCCAGATGGGCCCGGTCCACCTCCACGACAGCCGCGCCGCCGTGGTCGCGCGCCTGCTGGAGATGCTGCGCGAGGCCAAGTCGCGCCAGGCCGACCTGGTGGTGTTCCCCGAGCTGGCGCTGACCACCTTCTTCCCGCGCTACTGGATGAGCGACGAAGAAGCGCGCGAGCGCTTCTTCGAGGCGCAAATGCCCAACGCCGCGGTGCAGCCGCTGTTTGACGAAGCGCGCCGCCTGGGCATTGGCTTCTACCTGGGCTATGCCGAACTCACGCCCGAAGGCCGACCCTACAACACCGCGATCCTGGTGGACAAGCAGGCCAACATCATTGGCAAGTACCGCAAGGTGCACCTGCCCGGCCACACCGAGCACAAGCCGGATGCGCCCTTCCAGCATCTGGAGAAGAAGTTCTTCGACGTCGGCGACCGCCCCTGGGGCGTGTGGGACGCGATGGGCGCCAAGGTCGGCATGGCCCTGTGCAACGACCGCCGCTGGCCCGAGACCTGGCGCGTCATGTCGCTGCAGAGCGCCGAGGTCGTGGTGCTGGGCTACAACACGCCGTCCGAGAACATCCACTGGCCCGAGCCGGTGCACCTGCGCATGCACCACCACCTGATCACCCTGCAGGCCAGTGCTTACCAGAACTGCGTCTGGGCCGCGGCGGCCGCCAAGTGCGGGCGCGAGGACGGCTTTCACATGATCGGCGGCTCGGTCATCGTTGCGCCCACCGGCGAGATCGCCGCGCAGGCCAGCACGGAAGACGACGAGGTCATCAGCGTGCAGGCCAACCTGGACCTGGCTGCGGCCTTCCGTCACAACGTGTTCGACTTTGCACGGCATCGGAGGCCGGAGCATTATGGGTTGATTGTGGAGAGGACGGGGCCGGGGGAGCCGTTGGAGCAATTGCCGCTGTAG
- a CDS encoding LysR family transcriptional regulator: MDKLWTDDETPTGSGPRRPLNLRQIEVFRAIMVAGSVSGAGRLLHVSQPAISRVLALTESRLGFQLFERKQTRFAPTPEARRLFTEVEGLYQGVQRVNDLATNLARSGAGSLRIVSSASLGERLVPLALQRFEKRNPGVRINFRNVTYDELTTRFLTGDADIGISLLPPEHASLAADELGQDEVVCLMAPDHPLAGQPVVNAQALAGTRWIGYPAATPLGHLLTELLGADLAASAQVQVHSPMTAIAFAQQGLGAALVDRWSLPVALRPGMVVRPLQPTPTVAVWATYSKLESLPLLARRFLAAVSWVLRHEQPSDFVETP; this comes from the coding sequence ATGGACAAGCTCTGGACTGACGACGAAACCCCCACCGGCAGCGGCCCGCGGCGCCCGCTCAACCTGCGGCAGATCGAGGTGTTTCGCGCCATCATGGTGGCCGGCTCGGTCAGCGGCGCGGGCCGGCTGCTGCATGTGTCGCAGCCCGCCATCAGCCGCGTGCTGGCGCTGACCGAAAGCCGCCTGGGCTTCCAGCTGTTCGAGCGCAAGCAGACCCGCTTTGCGCCCACGCCTGAGGCGCGCCGCCTGTTCACCGAGGTCGAGGGCCTCTACCAGGGCGTGCAGCGCGTCAACGACCTGGCCACCAACCTGGCGCGCAGCGGCGCCGGCAGCCTGCGCATCGTCTCCAGCGCCAGCCTGGGCGAGCGCCTGGTGCCGCTGGCGCTGCAGCGCTTCGAGAAGCGCAACCCGGGCGTGCGCATCAACTTTCGCAACGTCACCTACGACGAGCTGACCACGCGCTTTCTCACCGGCGACGCCGACATCGGCATATCGCTGCTGCCGCCCGAGCACGCCAGCCTGGCCGCCGACGAGCTGGGCCAGGACGAGGTCGTGTGCCTGATGGCGCCCGACCACCCGCTGGCCGGCCAGCCCGTGGTCAACGCCCAGGCGCTGGCCGGCACGCGCTGGATCGGCTACCCCGCGGCCACGCCGCTGGGCCACTTGCTCACTGAACTGCTCGGCGCCGACCTGGCCGCCTCGGCCCAGGTGCAGGTGCATTCGCCCATGACCGCCATCGCCTTCGCACAACAGGGCCTGGGCGCGGCCCTGGTGGACCGCTGGAGCTTGCCGGTAGCGCTGCGCCCCGGCATGGTGGTGCGGCCATTGCAGCCCACGCCCACGGTGGCGGTGTGGGCCACCTACTCCAAGCTCGAATCCCTGCCACTGCTGGCGCGCCGCTTTCTGGCCGCCGTGAGCTGGGTGCTGCGGCACGAGCAGCCATCGGATTTTGTGGAAACGCCATAA
- a CDS encoding tripartite tricarboxylate transporter substrate binding protein — MAAWPDKTITFIVPSAAGGSPDVLSRLLTTELAKSLGVAVVVDNRPGAAGNIGILQIKGKPADGYTIGYGNVNTLAVNRSLFKKLPYDVDRDLQPVAPAFNLYNVLIVRKESPYQSMGQLVDAARKSPGKLSFGAPGIGTTGHMGGELFRSMAGIDVLYVPYNGGPAALQDLLGGRIDYLFANSSEVGSLIGAGKVRALGVSSLQRLPILPEVPTLDESGLKGYETIAWGGVVAPHGTPREVVDKLNAAIRAALKTPAVREGLAKLGAVPADGSPEDFQRLINSETQRWGQLIEKAQIEKLD; from the coding sequence ATGGCCGCCTGGCCAGACAAGACCATCACTTTCATTGTGCCCTCGGCCGCTGGCGGCTCGCCCGATGTGCTGTCGCGCCTGCTGACCACCGAGCTGGCCAAGAGCCTGGGCGTGGCCGTGGTGGTGGACAACCGGCCGGGCGCGGCCGGCAACATCGGCATTCTGCAGATCAAGGGCAAGCCCGCCGACGGCTACACGATTGGCTACGGCAACGTCAACACGCTGGCGGTGAACCGCTCGCTGTTCAAGAAGCTGCCCTACGACGTGGACCGCGACCTGCAGCCGGTGGCGCCGGCCTTCAACCTCTACAACGTGCTGATCGTGCGCAAGGAGTCGCCTTACCAAAGCATGGGCCAGTTGGTGGATGCCGCGCGCAAGTCGCCGGGCAAGCTGTCCTTTGGCGCGCCGGGCATAGGCACCACCGGCCACATGGGCGGCGAGCTGTTCCGCAGCATGGCCGGCATCGACGTGCTCTACGTGCCCTACAACGGCGGCCCGGCCGCGCTGCAGGACTTGCTGGGCGGGCGCATCGATTACCTGTTCGCCAACTCGTCCGAGGTCGGCTCGCTGATTGGCGCCGGCAAGGTGCGCGCGCTGGGCGTCAGCAGCCTGCAGCGCCTGCCCATCCTGCCCGAGGTGCCCACGCTGGACGAATCCGGCCTGAAGGGCTACGAGACCATCGCCTGGGGCGGCGTGGTCGCCCCGCACGGCACGCCGCGCGAAGTGGTCGACAAGCTCAACGCCGCCATCCGCGCCGCGCTCAAAACACCCGCCGTGCGCGAAGGCCTGGCCAAGCTCGGCGCGGTGCCGGCCGATGGCTCGCCGGAAGACTTCCAGCGCCTGATCAACAGCGAAACCCAGCGCTGGGGCCAACTGATCGAGAAGGCCCAGATCGAGAAGCTCGACTGA